One Echeneis naucrates chromosome 1, fEcheNa1.1, whole genome shotgun sequence DNA segment encodes these proteins:
- the LOC115049910 gene encoding transcription factor jun-B-like isoform X1 has product MSTIMEQPFYDDSFLSAYGHPGAALPDYKLLKQNMNLNFPDSYRNSNFKSQHLRADSDFYTAGTADVGSLKLASPELERLIIQNSNGVITTTPTPGQYLYNRGITEEQEGFAEGFVKALDDLHKMNQMAPPNVSIGTGGVACSTPASVFGTAMQPEPLEYTTLNSCTNPNLSSGASYPSTTISYLPHHQYQPHPQAVAHGSHHFQHSLAGAGLHSQRFGMLKEEPQTVPDMTSSDNGSPPMSPIDLENQERIKAERKRLRNRLAASKCRRRKLERIARLEDKVKVLKTDNAGLSNTASLLREQVAQLKQKVMTHVSSGCQLMLASKVKSY; this is encoded by the coding sequence ATGTCCACAATAATGGAACAGCCTTTTTATGACGACTCGTTTCTCTCTGCTTATGGCCATCCAGGCGCAGCCCTGCCAGACTACAAGCTGCTTAAGCAGAATATGAACTTGAACTTCCCCGATTCATATCGGAACTCAAACTTCAAGTCACAGCACCTGCGCGCCGACAGTGATTTCTATACGGCGGGGACGGCGGACGTGGGCTCCCTGAAGCTCGCCTCTCCTGAACTGGAGCGACTGATCATCCAGAACAGCAACGGGGTCATCACTACGACGCCGACTCCTGGCCAGTACCTCTACAACCGTGGGATCACAGAAGAGCAGGAGGGCTTTGCTGAAGGTTTCGTCAAAGCTTTGGACGACCTGCACAAGATGAACCAGATGGCTCCTCCAAACGTGTCCATCGGCACCGGTGGCGTCGCTTGCTCGACTCCAGCCTCCGTGTTCGGCACTGCCATGCAGCCAGAACCGCTGGAGTACACCACCCTGAACAGCTGCACCAACCCCAACCTGTCCTCCGGAGCCAGCTACCCTTCCACCACCATCAGCTACCTGCCCCACCATCAGTACCAACCGCACCCCCAGGCCGTTGCGCACGGATCCCACCACTTCCAGCACTCCCTGGCCGGAGCTGGCCTCCACTCGCAGCGCTTCGGCATGCTGAAAGAGGAGCCCCAGACGGTCCCCGACATGACCAGCAGCGACAACGGCTCCCCGCCGATGTCCCCCATCGACCTGGAGAACCAGGAGAGGATCAAAGCGGAGCGCAAGCGGCTGAGGAACCGGCTCGCAGCCTCCAAGTGCCGGAGGCGCAAACTGGAGCGCATCGCTCGCCTGGAGGACAAAGTGAAAGTGCTGAAAACAGACAACGCAGGACTGTCAAACACGGCCTCCCTGCTGAGAGAGCAGGTGGCCCAACTCAAACAGAAAGTCATGACACACGTGAGCAGTGGCTGCCAGCTCATGTTGGCTTCCAAAGTGAAGTCTTACTGA
- the LOC115049910 gene encoding transcription factor jun-B-like isoform X2, producing the protein MNLNFPDSYRNSNFKSQHLRADSDFYTAGTADVGSLKLASPELERLIIQNSNGVITTTPTPGQYLYNRGITEEQEGFAEGFVKALDDLHKMNQMAPPNVSIGTGGVACSTPASVFGTAMQPEPLEYTTLNSCTNPNLSSGASYPSTTISYLPHHQYQPHPQAVAHGSHHFQHSLAGAGLHSQRFGMLKEEPQTVPDMTSSDNGSPPMSPIDLENQERIKAERKRLRNRLAASKCRRRKLERIARLEDKVKVLKTDNAGLSNTASLLREQVAQLKQKVMTHVSSGCQLMLASKVKSY; encoded by the coding sequence ATGAACTTGAACTTCCCCGATTCATATCGGAACTCAAACTTCAAGTCACAGCACCTGCGCGCCGACAGTGATTTCTATACGGCGGGGACGGCGGACGTGGGCTCCCTGAAGCTCGCCTCTCCTGAACTGGAGCGACTGATCATCCAGAACAGCAACGGGGTCATCACTACGACGCCGACTCCTGGCCAGTACCTCTACAACCGTGGGATCACAGAAGAGCAGGAGGGCTTTGCTGAAGGTTTCGTCAAAGCTTTGGACGACCTGCACAAGATGAACCAGATGGCTCCTCCAAACGTGTCCATCGGCACCGGTGGCGTCGCTTGCTCGACTCCAGCCTCCGTGTTCGGCACTGCCATGCAGCCAGAACCGCTGGAGTACACCACCCTGAACAGCTGCACCAACCCCAACCTGTCCTCCGGAGCCAGCTACCCTTCCACCACCATCAGCTACCTGCCCCACCATCAGTACCAACCGCACCCCCAGGCCGTTGCGCACGGATCCCACCACTTCCAGCACTCCCTGGCCGGAGCTGGCCTCCACTCGCAGCGCTTCGGCATGCTGAAAGAGGAGCCCCAGACGGTCCCCGACATGACCAGCAGCGACAACGGCTCCCCGCCGATGTCCCCCATCGACCTGGAGAACCAGGAGAGGATCAAAGCGGAGCGCAAGCGGCTGAGGAACCGGCTCGCAGCCTCCAAGTGCCGGAGGCGCAAACTGGAGCGCATCGCTCGCCTGGAGGACAAAGTGAAAGTGCTGAAAACAGACAACGCAGGACTGTCAAACACGGCCTCCCTGCTGAGAGAGCAGGTGGCCCAACTCAAACAGAAAGTCATGACACACGTGAGCAGTGGCTGCCAGCTCATGTTGGCTTCCAAAGTGAAGTCTTACTGA
- the prdx2 gene encoding peroxiredoxin-2: protein MSSGNARIGKPAPDFKATAVVNGQFTDIQLSNYKGKYVVFFFYPLDFTFVCPTEIVAFSDRAEEFRSINCEVIGCSIDSHFSHLAWINTPRKQGGLGNMNIPLVADLTKTISRDYGVLKEDDGIAYRGLFVIDDKGILRQITINDLPVGRSVDETLRLVQAFQHTDKHGEVCPAGWKPGSDTIVPDVEKSKEFFSKQ from the exons ATGTCCTCTGGAAATGCTAGGATTGGTAAGCCTGCCCCAGACTTCAAGGCCACAGCAGTAGTGAATGGACAGTTCACTGACATCCAGCTATCAAACTACAAAG GAAAATATGTGGTCTTCTTCTTCTACCCACTGGATTTCACATTTGTGTGCCCAACTGAGATCGTGGCGTTCAGTGACAGGGCAGAGGAGTTCCGCAGTATCAATTGTGAAGTTATTGGCTGCTCCATCGATTCTCACTTCAGTCATTTGGCATG GATCAACACACCAAGAAAGCAGGGGGGTCTGGGGAACATGAACATTCCCCTTGTGGCAGATCTCACCAAGACAATCTCCAGAGACTACGGAGTGCTCAAGGAGGATGACGGAATCGCATACAG GGGTCTGTTTGTGATTGACGACAAGGGCATTTTAAGGCAGATCACCATCAATGACCTGCCTGTTGGTCGCTCTGTGGACGAGACTCTGCGTCTGGTCCAGGCCTTTcagcacactgacaaacacgGAGAGG TGTGTCCTGCTGGCTGGAAACCTGGGAGCGACACCATCGTCCCTGATGTGGAGAAGAGCAAAGAGTTCTTCTCCAAGCAGTAA
- the LOC115049899 gene encoding multidrug and toxin extrusion protein 1-like has translation MGGSAPATRVRAPCGSAPAGRCEASLGTVSRFIPLDHRQEMRELVKLAGPVIISQLMVFMISIISMVFCGHLGKTELAGVSLAAAVVNVSGISIGTGLSSTCDTLISQTYGSGNLKRVGVILQRGILILLLACFPCWAVLINTEPLLLAVRQSPEVASLSQLYVKIFMPALPAVFMYQLQCKYLQNQGIMWPQVITGAAGNVVNVIINYIFLYPLEWGVAGSAAANAISQYLLALFLYVYICWKNLHKATWGGWSLDCLQEWGPFVKLAISSMLMICLSWWIFETGGFLAGVINEVELGAQSIAYQLCIAAYMFPMGFSVAASVRVGNALGSGNTKQAKLSCKVPIMCAFIVACLVGASLSIARNVIGYIFTSEQEIIKRVADVMLLFGFMHVGDATAGVAAGVLRGAGKQFFGALCNLVALYFIGFPIGVSLMFAANMGIVGLWTGLSICVSLQVIVFITFLCRLDWKKTTEEALVRAGVHITEDKEMVGKEHTESDQEPSLASKTLSSSVSEEGDTDLEMLLPGHSRLTSTTTVGDVLSVTQLVLRRGLALLMMIVILIIGIVSSTFLVKLFK, from the exons ATGGGCGGCTCCGCACCAGCCACCAGAGTCCGGGCACCGTGTGGGTCCGCTCCCGCCGGCCGCTGCGAAGCCAGCCTGGGGACCGTCAGCCGCTTCATCCCGCTGGATCACCGGCAGGAGATGAGGGAGCTGGTTAAACTGGCGGGGCCTGTG ATCATTTCCCAGTTGATGGTCTTTATGATCAGTATCATCAGTATGGTGTTTTGTGGTCACCTGGGAAAAACAGAACTAGCAGGAGTATCACTGGCAGCTGCA GTGGTTAATGTATCTGGTATTTCCATTGGCACTGGTTTATCATCAACCTGTGACACCCTCATATCTCAG ACCTATGGGAGCGGTAATTTGAAGCGTGTGGGTGTGATTCTCCAGAGAGGGATTTTGATTCTGCTGCTGGCCTGTTTCCCCTGCTGGGCCGTTCTCATCAACACTGAACCGCTCCTGCTTGCTGTGCGGCAGAGCCCAGAAGTTGCCAG TCTCTCTCAGTTGTATGTGAAGATCTTCATGCCCGCTCTGCCA GCTGTTTTTATGTACCAGCTGCAGTGTAAATATCTTCAAAATCAG GGAATTATGTGGCCTCAGGTTATAACTGGAGCGGCTGGAAATGTTGTTAATGTAATCATCAACTACATCTTCCTCTATCCACTGGAGTGGGGTGTTGC TGGATCTGCAGCAGCCAATGCCATCTCACAGTATCTcctggctttgtttttgtatgtttacaTTTGCTGGAAGAATCTGCACAAGGCCACATGGGGAG GTTGGTCACTGGACTGCCTGCAGGAGTGGGGTCCCTTCGTGAAGCTGGCCATCTCCAGTATGCTCATGATTTGTTTATCATGGTGGATATTTGAAACAGGAGGATTTCTGGCTGGAGTGATAAATGAAGTTGAGTTGGGAGCTCAGTCCATAGCTTACCAGCTCTGTATTGCAGCTTATATG TTCCCTATGGGATTCTCTGTTGCTGCCAGTGTACGTGTTGGGAATGCTCTTGGCtcaggaaacacaaagcaggCTAAGCTGTCTTGCAAAGTCCCCATTATGTGTGCAT TTATTGTTGCATGCCTTGTTGGAGCAAGCCTCAGCATTGCCAGAAATGTCATTGGATACATTTTCACCTCGGAGCA AGAAATTATTAAGAGGGTTGCTGATGTAATGCTCTTATTCGGCTTCATGCATGTTGGAGATGCCACTGCA GGTGTGGCTGCAGGAGTTCTCAGAGGAGCAGGAAAGCAGTTCTTTGGCGCTCTTTGTAACCTGGTAGCACTCTACTTCATTGGCTTTCCCATTGGTGTGTCGCTCATGTTTGCAGCAAATATGGGGATTGTGG GGCTATGGACGGGACTTTCAAtttgtgtgtcactgcaggTGATTGTCTTCATCACATTTCTGTGCAGACTTGACTGGAAAAAGACGACTGAAGAG GCTCTCGTGAGAGCAGGAGTCCATAtcacagaagacaaagagaTGGTTGGGAAGGAGCACACAG agtctgatcaggagccatCTCTGGCCAGTAAAACTCTATCCAGTTCTGTGAGTGAGGAGGGTGACACAGACCTGGAGATGCTTCTTCCAGGACACAGTAGATTGACCTCTACCACCACAGTGGGAGATGTTTTGTCAGTAACACAGCTGGTTTTACGGCGGGGCCTGGCATTGCTGATGATGATTGTCATCCTCATCATTGGAATTGTATCCAGCACCTTCCTGGTAAAACTGTTTAAATGA